The Stappia sp. genome window below encodes:
- a CDS encoding cytochrome c-type biogenesis protein codes for MTRLLATLALVGALIAAALPAQAVAPDEILDDPALEERARALSANLRCMVCQNQSIDDSDAPLAKDLRVLVRERLVAGDSDGEVIDFLVSRYGEFVLLKPRFSWNTLFLWGVAPLALAVGAGVLIVGARRRRKVLATGAGTGSNLTPEEQAALDRILSEKS; via the coding sequence ATGACACGGCTTCTTGCCACACTCGCGCTCGTGGGCGCCCTGATCGCGGCGGCCTTGCCGGCGCAGGCGGTGGCCCCCGACGAGATCCTGGACGATCCGGCGCTGGAGGAGCGCGCCCGCGCGCTCTCCGCCAATCTGCGTTGCATGGTGTGCCAGAACCAGTCGATCGACGACAGCGATGCGCCGCTGGCCAAGGACCTGCGGGTTCTGGTGCGCGAGCGGCTGGTCGCCGGCGATTCGGACGGCGAGGTGATCGACTTTCTGGTCTCGCGCTACGGCGAGTTCGTGCTCCTGAAGCCCCGGTTCTCCTGGAACACCCTGTTCCTGTGGGGCGTGGCGCCGCTGGCGCTGGCTGTCGGTGCGGGCGTGTTGATCGTCGGTGCGCGCCGGCGGCGCAAGGTTCTTGCGACGGGGGCGGGGACGGGGAGCAACCTGACGCCGGAGGAACAGGCGGCGCTCGACCGGATCCTCAGCGAAAAGTCCTGA
- a CDS encoding bifunctional [glutamine synthetase] adenylyltransferase/[glutamine synthetase]-adenylyl-L-tyrosine phosphorylase has product MQGQPDRSTKDDGDTLIEAIRIIPRTEDADAAEAILTDLAPALARLDDGQGDTARRFLAGALGNAPYLRDLACFAPERLGDILTTSPQARIGHLVEAAEAATADDEAGLMATLRGLKNDLALTLALADIAGAVDLYAVTEGLSRFADAALTAAIRFCLRDLERRGRFSPHDAARPEEGSGLVVLAMGKYGALELNYSSDIDLIVLFDPDVAPMAGGAEAPVEFVRLTKRLVKIMGDRTADGYVFRTDLRLRPDPGATPLAMSIPGALVYYESLGQNWERAALIKARACAGDIACGESFLKEIAPFIWRKYLDFAAISDVHSIKRQIHAHKGHGEIAVAGHNVKLGRGGIREVEFFAQTQQLIAGGRIMDLRQRRTLDTLATLARLEWIAADARDELTEAYRFLRAVEHRIQMLNDEQTHILPADDSARRRVACLMGFDDLTAFEEALRARLMTVQAHYSALFENEPDLASDLGNLVFTGDDDDPETLETLSQLGYARPKEASKIIRAWHFGRYPAVRSAKARERLTELHPVLLTALASSDNADHALLAFDGFLSKLPAGVQLFSLLRSNPHLLRLLATVMGAAPRLSELVSTRVHVLDAVLDPAFFGAMPTSEEFAAGLKRTLDQSRFYEEALDRARIFAQEQQFLIGLRLISDTLTAHQVGEALARLAETVIDGLMPRVIAHVGENHGHLPDSDWAILAMGKLGGREMTAASDLDLILLYDHGEDAAQTDGRRALAPSQYFIRLTQRLVSALSAPTAEGRLYEVDFRLRPSGNAGPLATRLASFETYQVSEAWTWEHMALTRGRVIASSSDAFAQRISTLISQTLARPRDRAAIAREVATMRARIEAEKGTRDVWDLKQVAGGLVDIEFIAQFLQLVHAHDTPQVLSQTTETALERAARAGLLSPGDADVLLPAIRLYHALTQVLRLALEGKFEPATAPKGVKELLIHAGEAPDFAHLEAVLRDRQAAVRAVFERLVGPVTRD; this is encoded by the coding sequence GTGCAGGGGCAGCCGGATAGGTCGACGAAGGACGATGGCGACACGCTGATCGAGGCGATACGCATCATTCCGCGTACGGAGGACGCGGACGCCGCCGAGGCGATCCTGACGGATCTTGCGCCGGCGCTCGCGCGGCTCGACGACGGGCAGGGGGACACCGCGCGCAGGTTTCTCGCCGGTGCCTTGGGTAATGCGCCGTACCTGCGCGATCTCGCCTGTTTCGCGCCCGAGCGCCTCGGTGACATTCTCACGACGTCGCCGCAGGCGCGCATCGGCCATCTGGTCGAGGCGGCTGAGGCGGCGACCGCCGACGACGAGGCGGGCCTGATGGCCACCTTGCGGGGCCTGAAGAACGACCTCGCCCTGACGCTTGCGCTGGCCGATATCGCTGGGGCGGTCGACCTTTATGCGGTGACCGAGGGGCTCAGCCGTTTCGCGGATGCGGCGCTCACCGCCGCGATCCGTTTCTGCCTGCGCGACCTGGAGCGGCGCGGGCGGTTTTCGCCGCACGATGCCGCGCGGCCGGAAGAGGGCTCCGGCCTCGTGGTGCTCGCCATGGGCAAATACGGCGCGCTGGAGCTCAACTATTCCTCCGACATCGACCTGATCGTGCTCTTCGACCCCGACGTCGCCCCGATGGCCGGCGGCGCCGAGGCGCCGGTGGAATTCGTGCGGCTCACCAAGCGGCTCGTGAAGATCATGGGCGACCGCACGGCCGACGGCTACGTCTTCCGCACCGACCTGCGTCTGCGGCCGGACCCCGGCGCCACGCCGCTCGCCATGTCGATCCCCGGTGCGCTCGTCTATTACGAGAGCCTGGGCCAGAACTGGGAGCGCGCCGCGCTCATCAAGGCGCGCGCCTGCGCTGGCGACATCGCCTGCGGCGAGAGCTTCCTGAAGGAGATCGCGCCCTTCATCTGGCGCAAGTATCTCGATTTCGCGGCGATTTCCGACGTCCACTCCATCAAGCGCCAGATCCACGCCCACAAGGGGCATGGCGAGATCGCGGTCGCCGGCCACAACGTCAAGCTCGGGCGCGGCGGCATCCGCGAGGTCGAGTTTTTCGCCCAGACGCAGCAACTGATCGCCGGCGGGCGGATCATGGATCTGCGCCAGCGCCGCACGCTCGACACGCTCGCCACCCTGGCGCGGCTGGAGTGGATCGCGGCCGACGCACGCGACGAACTTACCGAGGCCTATCGCTTCCTGCGCGCGGTGGAGCATCGCATCCAGATGCTCAACGACGAGCAGACCCACATCCTGCCTGCCGACGACAGCGCCCGCCGGCGCGTCGCCTGTCTGATGGGCTTCGACGATCTCACCGCCTTCGAGGAGGCCTTGCGGGCGCGTCTGATGACGGTCCAGGCGCATTATTCGGCCCTGTTCGAGAACGAGCCGGACCTTGCCTCCGATCTCGGCAATCTCGTCTTCACCGGCGACGACGACGATCCGGAAACCCTGGAGACCCTGTCGCAGCTCGGCTACGCGCGGCCGAAGGAGGCGTCGAAGATCATCCGCGCCTGGCATTTCGGCCGCTATCCGGCGGTGCGTTCCGCCAAGGCGCGCGAGCGGCTCACCGAGCTTCATCCCGTGCTTCTCACGGCGCTGGCGAGCAGCGACAACGCCGATCACGCCCTGCTCGCCTTCGACGGCTTCCTGTCGAAGCTGCCGGCCGGCGTGCAGTTGTTCTCGCTGCTGCGCTCCAATCCGCATCTCTTGCGGCTCTTGGCCACCGTGATGGGGGCGGCGCCGCGCCTGTCGGAACTGGTGTCGACACGCGTGCATGTGCTGGATGCCGTGCTCGATCCGGCCTTCTTCGGCGCGATGCCGACCTCTGAGGAATTCGCCGCCGGGCTGAAGCGCACGCTCGACCAGTCGCGCTTCTACGAGGAAGCGCTCGACCGGGCGCGCATCTTCGCGCAGGAGCAGCAGTTTCTGATCGGTCTGCGGCTGATCTCCGACACGCTGACGGCGCATCAGGTGGGCGAGGCGCTGGCCCGCCTCGCCGAGACGGTGATCGACGGGCTGATGCCGCGTGTGATCGCCCATGTCGGGGAAAACCATGGCCATCTGCCGGACAGCGACTGGGCGATCCTCGCCATGGGCAAGCTCGGCGGGCGCGAGATGACGGCGGCATCCGACCTCGACCTGATCCTGCTTTACGACCACGGCGAGGACGCCGCGCAGACGGACGGGCGCCGAGCGCTCGCACCCAGCCAGTATTTCATCCGTCTGACGCAGCGCCTGGTGTCGGCCCTGTCCGCCCCGACCGCCGAAGGGCGGCTCTACGAGGTCGACTTCCGGCTGCGCCCGTCCGGCAATGCCGGCCCGCTCGCAACGCGGCTTGCCTCCTTCGAGACCTATCAGGTCAGCGAAGCCTGGACGTGGGAACACATGGCGCTCACGCGTGGGCGGGTCATCGCCTCCTCGTCGGACGCGTTCGCGCAGCGGATCTCGACCCTGATCTCGCAGACGCTGGCGCGCCCGCGCGACCGCGCCGCGATCGCGCGCGAGGTGGCGACCATGCGCGCGCGCATCGAGGCCGAAAAGGGCACGCGGGACGTCTGGGATCTCAAGCAGGTCGCCGGCGGTCTCGTCGACATCGAGTTCATCGCCCAGTTCCTGCAACTCGTCCACGCGCACGACACGCCGCAGGTTCTGTCGCAAACCACCGAAACCGCGCTGGAACGCGCGGCAAGGGCGGGTCTGCTCTCGCCCGGCGATGCCGACGTGCTGCTGCCCGCGATCCGGCTGTACCACGCGCTGACGCAGGTCCTGAGGCTGGCACTGGAGGGCAAGTTCGAGCCCGCGACGGCGCCGAAGGGCGTCAAGGAACTCTTGATCCATGCCGGCGAGGCGCCGGATTTCGCGCATCTCGAAGCGGTGCTGCGGGACCGTCAGGCGGCGGTCCGCGCGGTCTTCGAGCGCCTCGTCGGACCGGTGACCCGCGACTGA
- a CDS encoding Do family serine endopeptidase: MSTKRIPTPVRRPARRRAVGLLAGATALGLAGVLSAQTVVPGQYAFADPVRVEAAAPQNFAPVVQAVKPAVVSVRVTSDRTPRMMSAPGLPGMEDLPSDHPLQRFFRRFGGEPFQGRPGPRQRATSQGSGFFISADGYLVTNEHVVSDGSEFTVVADDGTEYDARLIGMDERTDLALLKVDADTEFTYVEFADETPLVGEWVVAVGNPFGLGGSVTAGIVSARGRDIGAGPYDDFIQIDAPVNRGNSGGPAFNTKGQVIGVNAAIFSPSGGNVGIAFAIPASTASNIIADLKDDGAVVRGWLGVQIQPVSRDIAESLGLEDARGAIVAEAQADSPARAAGIRSGDTILSVDGEAIDGPRDLARKIASYPPESAVDLEVWREGRTETVEVTLGELREPGKRAAVEPTGDSTAFVDSLGLELASAKAVGAGDAGVVVTDIARDSAAAEKGLSRGDVILEIAGQPVSTPQDVASAVLEASEAGRGAILMRVKSERATRFVAVPVARG, translated from the coding sequence ATGTCGACCAAACGCATCCCCACCCCCGTTCGTCGTCCCGCCCGGCGTCGCGCGGTCGGTCTCCTGGCCGGAGCCACCGCGCTCGGGCTTGCCGGCGTTTTGAGCGCCCAGACCGTCGTCCCGGGGCAATACGCGTTCGCCGACCCGGTGCGGGTCGAGGCGGCCGCGCCGCAGAATTTCGCCCCTGTCGTTCAGGCGGTGAAGCCGGCCGTCGTCAGTGTGCGCGTCACCTCCGACCGCACGCCGCGCATGATGTCGGCCCCGGGGCTGCCCGGCATGGAGGACCTGCCGTCCGATCATCCGCTGCAGCGCTTCTTCCGCCGTTTCGGCGGCGAGCCCTTCCAGGGCCGTCCCGGCCCGCGCCAGCGCGCGACGAGCCAAGGCTCGGGCTTCTTCATTTCCGCCGACGGCTACCTCGTGACCAATGAGCATGTCGTGTCCGACGGGAGCGAATTCACCGTCGTCGCCGACGACGGGACCGAATACGACGCCCGCCTGATCGGCATGGACGAGCGCACCGACCTTGCGCTGCTGAAGGTCGATGCGGACACCGAGTTCACCTACGTCGAATTCGCGGACGAAACGCCGCTTGTCGGCGAATGGGTCGTGGCCGTCGGCAATCCCTTCGGCCTCGGCGGATCGGTGACGGCCGGAATCGTCTCGGCGCGCGGCCGCGATATCGGCGCCGGCCCCTATGACGACTTCATCCAGATCGACGCACCGGTGAACCGGGGCAATTCCGGCGGCCCGGCCTTCAACACCAAGGGGCAGGTGATCGGCGTCAACGCCGCGATCTTCTCGCCCTCGGGCGGCAATGTGGGTATCGCCTTTGCGATTCCCGCCTCCACCGCCTCCAATATCATCGCCGATCTGAAGGATGACGGCGCCGTGGTGCGCGGCTGGCTCGGCGTCCAGATCCAGCCTGTCTCCAGGGACATCGCGGAGAGCCTCGGTCTCGAGGATGCGAGGGGCGCGATCGTCGCCGAGGCCCAGGCCGACAGCCCGGCGCGCGCCGCCGGCATCCGCTCCGGCGACACGATCCTGTCGGTCGACGGCGAGGCGATCGACGGCCCGCGCGATCTGGCCCGCAAGATCGCCAGCTATCCGCCGGAAAGCGCGGTGGATCTGGAGGTCTGGCGCGAGGGCCGCACCGAGACGGTCGAGGTCACGCTCGGCGAGCTGCGCGAACCCGGCAAGCGGGCGGCCGTCGAGCCCACCGGCGACAGCACCGCCTTCGTCGACAGCCTCGGTCTCGAGCTTGCCTCGGCCAAGGCAGTGGGCGCCGGAGACGCGGGCGTCGTCGTGACGGATATCGCCCGCGACAGCGCGGCCGCGGAAAAGGGCCTGTCGCGCGGCGACGTGATCCTGGAAATCGCCGGCCAGCCCGTGTCCACGCCGCAGGACGTGGCGAGCGCGGTGCTGGAGGCCAGCGAGGCCGGGCGCGGCGCCATCCTGATGCGGGTCAAGAGCGAACGCGCCACCCGCTTCGTCGCCGTGCCCGTGGCCCGCGGCTGA
- a CDS encoding ATP-binding protein yields the protein MARAFTGTASARRFADLLKRQRDARSLTGHIRLLAHPAYQRLLTAEPFFRRAIPVLCVVFIAAIATYRALTLSYEHEETDQRARDDLTMIATTLATRLAAAEADLPEQGFHTALQAALADSLPPRATGDGRRILIADPEGQIVATAPMRTDLEGRALAEVLGAGQPLTVFGARAGVLTIAADTDDAAYATVHHLDGRLGMVALVQDKDMIFAQWRANVSANVTLFVGTASVMLILIYAFFAQATRAEQADQIYAATRARIDLALNRGRCGLFDWDLARGRLFWSASLYEMLGLPPRDDILGFSEISALTHPDDIDLYALAESLLETGETTVDRQFRMRHANGEWVWLRARAQVQSEPGVSEPHLIGICIDITEQKKLAEQSRTADLRLRDAIETISEAFVLWDTENRLVMCNSNYQTLHNLPNAAIRAGTPYAEVMSAARQTVVSASPTIGSDGSDPSSSYEAHLADGRWLQISERRTKDGGFVSVGTDITALKRHEEKLMDSERRLMATVADLRQSRQKLEVQAQQLVELAEKYSEEKNRAEEANQAKSEFLANISHELRTPLNAIIGFSEIMNQGMFGPLGSDKYSEYCNDIHESGRYLLNVINDILDMSKIEAGRMDLKREDVDLGAIVGDVSRIISAAASEKNISVSSETAEALRLTGDRRAIKQVLLNLLSNAVKFTPDGGAVELKAEAVKTGSTPTIRIAISDTGIGIRESDIARLAKPFVQVENQFTKTHKGSGLGLAIAQSLVRLHGGEMQIRSTVGRGTTVTVTLPVAPAQTAAA from the coding sequence ATGGCGCGCGCCTTTACAGGCACTGCGTCCGCGCGTCGATTCGCGGACTTGCTCAAACGACAGCGCGACGCCCGGTCTCTGACCGGTCACATCCGGCTGCTTGCCCACCCCGCCTATCAGCGCCTCCTCACGGCCGAACCCTTCTTCCGGCGCGCCATTCCCGTTCTGTGCGTGGTGTTCATCGCCGCTATTGCCACCTACCGCGCGCTCACGCTGTCCTACGAGCACGAGGAAACGGATCAGCGCGCCCGCGACGATCTGACGATGATCGCCACCACACTGGCGACCCGCCTCGCGGCCGCCGAGGCCGATCTGCCCGAACAGGGGTTCCACACCGCGCTTCAGGCCGCGCTGGCCGACAGCCTGCCGCCGCGCGCCACGGGCGACGGCCGCCGCATCCTGATCGCCGATCCAGAGGGCCAGATCGTCGCCACCGCGCCGATGCGCACCGATCTCGAAGGGCGCGCGCTCGCCGAGGTGCTCGGCGCCGGCCAACCGCTCACGGTGTTCGGCGCGCGCGCCGGCGTGCTCACGATTGCCGCCGACACCGACGACGCGGCCTATGCCACCGTCCATCACCTCGACGGGCGGCTCGGCATGGTGGCGCTCGTGCAGGACAAGGACATGATCTTCGCGCAATGGCGGGCGAACGTATCGGCCAACGTCACGCTGTTCGTCGGCACCGCCTCGGTCATGCTGATCCTGATCTATGCCTTCTTCGCCCAGGCGACCCGGGCGGAGCAGGCCGACCAGATCTATGCGGCCACCCGCGCCCGCATCGACCTCGCGCTCAACCGCGGCCGATGCGGCCTGTTCGACTGGGATCTCGCCCGCGGCCGCCTGTTCTGGTCCGCCTCGCTCTACGAGATGCTCGGACTGCCGCCGCGCGACGACATCCTCGGCTTTTCCGAGATCTCCGCGCTGACCCATCCCGACGACATCGATCTCTATGCGCTCGCCGAGTCGCTCCTGGAAACCGGCGAAACCACCGTCGACCGCCAGTTCCGCATGCGCCACGCCAACGGCGAATGGGTGTGGCTGCGCGCCCGCGCCCAGGTGCAGAGCGAGCCGGGCGTCAGCGAACCGCATCTGATCGGCATCTGCATCGACATCACCGAGCAGAAGAAGCTCGCCGAGCAAAGCCGCACCGCCGACCTGCGTCTGCGCGACGCGATCGAGACAATCTCGGAAGCCTTCGTGCTGTGGGACACCGAAAACCGTCTGGTGATGTGCAACTCGAACTACCAGACGCTGCACAACCTGCCGAATGCGGCGATCCGCGCGGGAACGCCCTATGCCGAGGTGATGTCCGCCGCCCGCCAGACCGTGGTGTCCGCAAGCCCCACCATCGGCAGCGATGGCAGCGACCCCTCCTCAAGCTACGAGGCACACCTCGCCGACGGGCGCTGGCTGCAGATTTCCGAACGCCGCACCAAGGACGGCGGCTTCGTGTCGGTCGGCACCGACATCACCGCGCTCAAGCGGCACGAGGAAAAGCTGATGGACAGCGAGCGGCGGCTGATGGCTACCGTCGCCGACCTGCGCCAGTCGCGCCAGAAGCTCGAGGTCCAGGCCCAGCAGCTCGTCGAACTGGCCGAGAAATACTCCGAGGAAAAGAACCGCGCGGAAGAAGCCAACCAGGCGAAGTCGGAGTTCCTCGCCAATATCTCGCACGAGCTGCGCACGCCGCTGAACGCCATCATTGGCTTCTCGGAAATCATGAACCAGGGCATGTTCGGCCCGCTCGGGTCGGACAAATACTCCGAATACTGCAACGACATTCACGAAAGCGGCCGGTATCTGCTCAACGTGATCAACGACATTCTCGACATGTCGAAGATCGAGGCAGGCCGGATGGACCTGAAGCGCGAGGATGTGGATCTGGGCGCCATCGTCGGGGATGTCTCGCGCATCATCTCGGCCGCCGCCTCGGAGAAGAACATCTCCGTCTCCAGCGAAACCGCCGAGGCGCTTCGGCTCACCGGCGACCGCCGGGCGATCAAGCAGGTGCTGCTCAACCTCCTGTCCAACGCGGTCAAGTTCACGCCGGACGGCGGCGCCGTGGAGCTCAAGGCGGAGGCGGTGAAAACCGGCTCGACCCCGACCATTCGCATCGCCATCTCCGATACCGGGATCGGCATTCGCGAGAGCGACATCGCCCGCCTCGCCAAGCCCTTCGTGCAGGTGGAGAACCAGTTCACCAAGACGCACAAGGGCTCGGGGCTGGGACTGGCGATCGCCCAGTCTCTGGTGCGCCTGCACGGCGGCGAGATGCAGATCCGCTCCACCGTCGGCCGAGGCACCACCGTCACGGTGACGCTGCCGGTTGCCCCCGCGCAGACCGCGGCGGCCTGA
- a CDS encoding bifunctional alpha/beta hydrolase/OsmC family protein produces MAGQPLRLTFDGHDGAELAARLDLPTGPVRAYALFAHCFTCSKDVIAARRIAEALTAAGIGVLRFDFTGLGGSGGDFASTNFSSNVADLLEAAAFLRARYEAPRLLIGHSLGGAAVLAAASEIPEAVAVATLGAPADADHVVHNFHADLETIRREGRAEVDLAGRSFTIERQFLDDIETQRIRDKVAHLRKALLVLHAPRDEIVGIDNATALFVAAKHPKSFVSLDTADHLLSEPADAAYAAGVIAAWAERYLDADRPAEAAEAASGVTVSETGLGKFQSMVRVGAHRLIADEPEAVGGFDSGPSPYDYLATALGACTVMTLRMYAEHKKLPVDRITTTVHHAKVHAADCAECSDDRRGKGGRIDRFERVIRVEGDLDAETRSRLLEIADKCPVHRTLEAGAAIATRADDES; encoded by the coding sequence ATGGCCGGACAGCCGCTCAGACTGACGTTCGACGGGCACGACGGGGCCGAGCTTGCCGCGCGACTGGATCTGCCGACCGGCCCCGTGCGGGCCTACGCGCTCTTTGCCCATTGCTTCACCTGCTCCAAGGATGTCATCGCCGCGCGGCGGATCGCCGAGGCGTTGACGGCGGCCGGCATCGGGGTGCTGCGCTTCGATTTCACCGGGCTCGGCGGCTCCGGCGGCGATTTCGCCTCGACGAATTTCTCCTCCAATGTCGCCGATCTTCTGGAGGCCGCCGCCTTCCTGCGCGCGCGCTACGAGGCGCCGCGGCTGCTGATCGGGCATTCGCTCGGCGGTGCGGCGGTGCTCGCGGCGGCGAGCGAGATCCCGGAGGCCGTGGCTGTCGCAACCCTCGGCGCGCCGGCGGACGCCGATCACGTGGTGCACAATTTCCACGCCGATCTGGAGACGATCCGGCGCGAGGGGCGGGCCGAGGTCGATCTGGCCGGGCGCAGCTTCACCATCGAACGGCAGTTCCTCGACGACATCGAGACCCAGCGCATCCGCGACAAGGTCGCCCATCTCCGAAAGGCGCTGCTGGTGCTGCATGCCCCGCGCGACGAGATCGTGGGGATCGACAATGCGACCGCGCTGTTCGTGGCGGCCAAACATCCCAAGAGCTTCGTGTCGCTCGACACGGCGGACCATCTGCTGAGCGAGCCGGCCGATGCCGCCTACGCCGCCGGTGTGATCGCCGCCTGGGCGGAACGCTATCTGGACGCGGATCGGCCCGCCGAGGCTGCGGAGGCGGCGTCCGGTGTCACCGTGTCCGAAACGGGGCTCGGCAAGTTCCAGTCGATGGTGCGTGTCGGCGCGCATCGGTTGATCGCGGACGAGCCGGAGGCGGTCGGCGGCTTCGACAGCGGCCCGTCGCCCTACGACTATCTCGCGACCGCGCTCGGCGCCTGCACCGTCATGACGCTGCGCATGTATGCCGAGCACAAGAAGCTGCCGGTCGACCGGATCACAACGACCGTCCATCACGCCAAGGTGCATGCCGCCGACTGCGCGGAGTGTTCCGACGACCGGCGCGGCAAGGGCGGGCGCATCGACCGCTTCGAGCGGGTGATCCGGGTCGAGGGCGACCTCGACGCGGAGACGCGCAGCCGACTGCTCGAGATCGCCGACAAGTGCCCGGTGCACCGCACGCTGGAGGCCGGCGCGGCGATCGCGACGCGCGCGGACGACGAGAGCTGA
- a CDS encoding HAMP domain-containing sensor histidine kinase has protein sequence MTPLARLLRTTAIKLALIYLAALSLASGAVAVYLSQNTATVLREQIVETVDAEIAGLADQYRIGGIRGLVATVEARSRRPGASLYLVTDFAANQIVGNIETLDGRVFARESGELQRVSYTPPGGGEAREALVRVFQLSGGFRLLVGRDLQEQRYFRSLLAEVMRFWLVVLAGLGLITWVYVSRRVLKRIDAMGATSRRIMSGDLAERLPVEGTGDEFDRLAISLNTMLDRIEGLMQGLKQVSDNIAHDLKTPLTRMRSRVEEALRAQAPGGPAQAALERTIEDCDALIRTFDALLRIARVEAGSSDAELADIDAGALVSEVGELYEPVLEDAGGALEVMAPSGLHVRGNRELLVQALINLVENAVKYARQPEGDGVRVVLEAARRDKDVLLSVRDFGPGIADSDKERVVQRFVRLEESRNAPGSGLGLSLVAAVARLHGGRFRLVDAEPGLRAELVMPCAQDAARAEKTGSSGGEARAGAAG, from the coding sequence GTGACCCCGCTCGCTAGGCTGCTGCGCACCACGGCGATCAAGCTCGCGCTGATCTATCTGGCCGCCCTGTCGCTCGCCTCCGGCGCGGTCGCCGTCTATCTGTCGCAGAACACCGCGACCGTGCTGCGCGAGCAGATCGTCGAGACGGTGGATGCCGAGATCGCGGGCCTTGCCGATCAATACCGCATCGGCGGCATTCGCGGGCTGGTCGCCACGGTGGAGGCGCGCTCGCGCCGGCCCGGCGCCAGCCTCTATCTCGTGACCGACTTTGCCGCCAACCAGATCGTCGGCAACATCGAGACGCTCGACGGACGCGTCTTCGCCCGCGAAAGCGGCGAGTTGCAGCGCGTGAGCTACACGCCGCCGGGCGGCGGCGAGGCGCGCGAGGCGCTGGTGCGGGTGTTTCAGCTTTCCGGCGGCTTTCGCCTGCTGGTGGGGCGCGACCTCCAGGAGCAGCGCTATTTCCGCTCCCTGCTCGCCGAGGTGATGCGCTTCTGGCTGGTGGTGCTCGCCGGTCTCGGACTGATCACCTGGGTCTATGTCAGCCGGCGGGTGCTGAAGCGGATCGATGCCATGGGCGCGACGAGCCGGCGGATCATGTCAGGCGATCTCGCCGAGCGCCTGCCGGTCGAGGGCACGGGCGACGAATTCGACCGCCTGGCGATCAGCCTCAACACCATGCTCGACCGGATCGAGGGGCTCATGCAGGGCCTCAAGCAGGTGTCAGACAACATCGCCCACGATCTCAAGACGCCGCTGACGCGGATGCGCTCGCGCGTCGAGGAGGCCCTGCGCGCGCAAGCCCCCGGCGGCCCCGCGCAGGCGGCGCTGGAACGCACCATCGAGGACTGCGACGCGCTGATCCGGACCTTCGACGCGCTGTTGCGGATCGCCCGTGTCGAGGCCGGATCCTCGGACGCCGAGCTTGCCGACATCGATGCCGGCGCGCTGGTCAGCGAGGTGGGCGAGCTCTACGAGCCCGTCCTGGAAGACGCCGGCGGCGCGCTGGAGGTCATGGCCCCGTCCGGGCTCCATGTGCGCGGCAACCGCGAACTTCTCGTGCAGGCCTTGATCAACCTCGTGGAAAATGCGGTGAAATACGCAAGGCAGCCCGAGGGCGATGGCGTAAGGGTGGTGCTCGAGGCCGCGCGCCGGGACAAGGACGTCCTGCTCAGCGTGCGGGACTTCGGGCCGGGCATCGCGGATAGCGACAAGGAGCGCGTCGTGCAGCGCTTCGTGCGGCTGGAGGAAAGCCGCAACGCGCCGGGCTCCGGGCTCGGTCTGTCGCTGGTCGCGGCGGTGGCGCGCCTGCACGGCGGCCGCTTCCGGCTGGTCGATGCGGAGCCGGGCTTGCGGGCCGAACTGGTCATGCCGTGCGCGCAAGACGCGGCACGGGCCGAAAAGACGGGATCGAGCGGGGGAGAGGCGCGTGCAGGGGCAGCCGGATAG
- a CDS encoding response regulator transcription factor gives MRILIVEDDLEAANYLAKALREAGHVVDHAADGEAGSEMAGAAPYDVLVVDRMLPKRDGLSVISGLRSAGNHTPVLVLSALGQVDDRVTGLRAGGDDYLAKPYAFSELLARVEALGRRPRQQEIETRYTVGDLTLDRLSHTVTRAGRDIPLQPREFKLLEYLMQHAGQVVTRTMLLEHVWEYHFDPQTNVIDVHISRLRGKIDKEFDTPLLHTVRGAGYTIRDPAR, from the coding sequence ATGCGGATACTGATCGTCGAGGATGACCTGGAGGCGGCGAATTACCTCGCCAAGGCCCTGCGCGAGGCAGGGCACGTGGTGGATCACGCCGCCGATGGCGAGGCCGGCTCGGAGATGGCGGGTGCCGCGCCCTACGACGTTCTGGTCGTCGACCGGATGCTGCCCAAGCGCGACGGCCTGTCGGTGATTTCGGGTCTGCGGTCGGCCGGCAATCATACGCCGGTGCTCGTTCTCTCGGCGCTTGGGCAGGTTGACGACCGGGTCACGGGCCTTCGGGCCGGGGGCGACGACTATCTTGCCAAGCCCTATGCCTTTTCGGAACTGCTCGCCCGCGTCGAGGCGCTCGGCCGCCGGCCGCGCCAGCAGGAGATCGAGACGCGTTATACGGTGGGCGATCTCACGCTCGACCGGCTCAGCCACACGGTGACGCGCGCGGGGCGCGACATTCCGCTTCAGCCGCGCGAGTTCAAGCTGCTGGAATATCTCATGCAGCACGCCGGGCAGGTGGTGACGCGTACCATGCTGCTCGAGCACGTGTGGGAATACCATTTCGACCCGCAAACCAACGTCATCGACGTGCACATCTCGCGGCTTCGGGGGAAGATCGACAAGGAGTTCGACACGCCGCTGCTGCATACGGTGCGCGGCGCCGGATACACGATCCGTGACCCCGCTCGCTAG